The following coding sequences lie in one Saccharopolyspora hordei genomic window:
- a CDS encoding acetyl-CoA C-acyltransferase, translating into MTRTPVVIAARRTPIGEAGGALRHLEVDRLAAPVLRAVLDDAGVTAVDDVVLGNVLGPGGNPARVAALRAGLGERTPGMTVDRQCASGLTAITTAAALVSAGAGDWFLAGGAESPSTAPWRAWRPRSATEPPRFYQRAPFAPAEVGDPDMGPAADLVAAEAGISRERQDAFAARSHARAVAAQQAGRFDAELVPVGGVTADERPRAGFTAERLARFRPAFTADGTATAANSCGINDGAAAVLVTTEEQRRRLGVPGLRLVDWRTSGVDPNRLGLGAVPAMRELLARHTPEVVEFTEAFAGQALACLDAAGIDEGLVSPDGGAIALGHPWGASGAVLVVRLFSRMVRSGGPRTGLAALSSGGGLGVATMWERVG; encoded by the coding sequence GTGACCAGGACACCGGTGGTGATCGCGGCGCGGCGGACGCCGATCGGCGAGGCGGGTGGTGCCCTGCGCCACCTGGAGGTCGACCGGCTCGCCGCCCCGGTGCTGCGCGCTGTGCTGGACGACGCCGGCGTGACCGCGGTGGACGACGTCGTGCTCGGCAACGTGCTCGGGCCGGGCGGGAACCCGGCGCGGGTGGCGGCGCTGCGGGCCGGTCTCGGCGAGCGCACCCCCGGCATGACCGTCGACCGGCAGTGCGCGAGCGGCCTCACCGCGATCACCACCGCAGCCGCGCTGGTCAGCGCAGGCGCCGGTGACTGGTTCCTCGCCGGTGGCGCGGAGAGCCCGTCGACCGCGCCCTGGCGCGCGTGGCGCCCGCGCTCGGCGACCGAACCGCCGCGGTTCTACCAGCGTGCCCCGTTCGCCCCGGCCGAGGTCGGCGACCCGGACATGGGCCCGGCGGCGGACCTGGTGGCGGCCGAGGCCGGGATCTCCCGGGAACGCCAGGACGCCTTCGCCGCGCGCAGCCACGCGCGCGCCGTCGCCGCCCAGCAGGCGGGCCGGTTCGACGCCGAACTGGTGCCGGTCGGCGGGGTCACCGCCGACGAGCGGCCGCGCGCGGGCTTCACCGCGGAGCGGCTCGCCCGGTTCCGGCCCGCGTTCACCGCGGACGGCACCGCGACCGCGGCGAACTCCTGCGGCATCAACGACGGCGCGGCCGCCGTGCTGGTCACCACCGAGGAGCAGCGGCGCCGGCTCGGCGTGCCCGGGCTTCGGCTGGTGGACTGGCGGACGTCCGGGGTCGACCCGAACCGCCTGGGCCTGGGCGCGGTGCCCGCGATGCGGGAGCTGCTGGCGCGGCACACCCCGGAGGTGGTCGAGTTCACCGAGGCCTTCGCCGGGCAGGCGCTGGCCTGCCTGGACGCGGCCGGGATCGACGAAGGGCTGGTCAGCCCGGACGGCGGTGCCATCGCGCTCGGCCACCCGTGGGGTGCGTCGGGCGCGGTGCTGGTGGTGCGGCTGTTCAGCCGGATGGTCCGCTCCGGCGGACCGCGCACCGGCCTGGCCGCGCTCTCCTCCGGTGGCGGTCT